Below is a genomic region from Argiope bruennichi chromosome 3, qqArgBrue1.1, whole genome shotgun sequence.
ATATAACACAGAGGCCACTCTAAGCCGATCGACTGGCAATGAAGCTGTTGGAGTTTCTATTGATCGTGCATCATATCTTTTACAAGTCACACAATTCTTAACAACTTTGCAAACAGTTTTACGATATTTCGATATAACGAATTCTTCTCTGAGGTTGGTCATCACTATCGGAAGACCTGCATGACCTAGAGAGTAGTGTTTCCAGCGTACAAGTTTTTCAACTATCGAATGCTCACTTGGTAATattataggaaatttaaaattctctaaatcGTCTTTCAATGACAGTCTTGtctaaattcagaaaattccATTCTCATCTGTAAATATTTGGAGTTTCTGGAGCCGCTTATCTTGAGACCCTGTGAAAGATTCATTTTCTTCAAAGGGGGTATGCTCCCACCCTCGTAAGTTGAATTTTGCAGATTTTAGAATCTCTTGTGATGcatgaatgaatttcattaattccTCTTCATTTTCAACACTTTGGACACAGTTGTCCACATAAAAAGCCTTCAAAAGATTTCGAGCCGTTTCTTTGTAATCAGGGGGAGCATCATTTAGATGATAATCAAGAGTTGCTCCCAGTAAGAACAGGCTGGAGGTTATTCCAAAAACTACTCTTCGGTgctgaaaaatttttaagttttctttctgCCCACTCTGCCaccacaaaaatttcaaataaggcCTATCATCTTCATGGAGTTCTATCTGCAAAAATGCCTTTTCAATATCGGCAATAACTCCATTTCTGCCTATTCTAAACCTGTTTAAAACAGAAGGAATCAATTCAACCAAATTGGGCCCCTTTTCTAAGCAATCATTTATCGATAGCAAGTTTTTGTCTCGGCCAGATCCATCGAAAACGGTCCCAATCTTCGTTAtggaattttctttgaaaacaggGCGATGAGATAAGTAGTGTTCAGGTTCTGAAATATCTACCTTCTCAATAATACCCTGGTCCAACCagtccttaaaaatattttcgtattcctctattttttctaatttcttcagAGATTTAATGGAATTTGCAAGTCTTTTTTGGGAAATACATTTGTAATTtgttaagggggggggggatctttcCACCCAAGGTAATCGTACTTGTTATCTTCCTTCATTTCTAGTTACAGTTCGAAAAAAATGCTCGTTAGCTGATTGTTCCAATTCTTTCCTGGTTTTCTTTTCAATTGGATCACAAACTCCAAGTGTGTCTAATCGCCATAAATCTGAGATGACTGCATCATTAACGTGACAGGAAAGGACAGTAGACGTACTGTCactttttactatttcatttgtCTTTCCCATCAGCGTCCAGCCTAATTTAGTTCCTACACATACTACTCCTGAACTAAGTTGTCTTACCTCTCCTGTGAGCAGTTTACCAGCGACGTCAGTCCTCAACAATTGGTCCTCATAAGCATGCACTACATccgttaaaaaattcaattagatttaAGTTCTCTCACATAGGGAGACAATTTTACTCTAGAAATATCGGAACAAATCTTTTCTTGATCTAACACCTCAAAATTACAGTAGTTACTATTATCGACATTACTTAAGCGTACCCGATACGTTTTATGGTTTTCCGCTTTTTCAACTCCGctaaataaagaatgcaaaataGATTACTCACCGATAACTTCATAATTCATTCTTTCTGCGTCGTATTTTGGTATGTAGGATCTTTGATACCCTGTATCATAGAGACAAcgaattaatttagtttcacCGTTCCCACGAATTTTAACTACTAATGTTTGTAAATAAACTTGACGTAAAGATGTTTTATTAGTTAAAGAGCTGTCTGTAACAAATCTTTCTTCGGAactttttgatcatttttattacttgtgCATTCATCCTTAGCATTACACATGACATTTAAATGTTTCCCATTACATTTAGAACAATTAATTGTTTGCTTATAGAAACGCGCGATATGTTTGGGTTTAGAATTTAAGCATAGAAAACAAATTCCGcagtttaaaagaatttccttctttttcccTTCCTGTTAAACCCTTCGCAAACCTACAATCTTGAGTCATATGTGATTTATCACAAAAAGCGCATCCCTTATTTTTTGAATCAACCGGATACAAATTTCTTctcgaattattaaataaatcaaaccaGATGGCCTATTTACTTTTTCACGAATATGAtgattcagtgtttttttttattatgtttttctaaatcgAAAGAAGAACgcgcaatatttaatttttgttccgaTTCGATTTcctttttaagaaagtttaagaGATGAGTCAACCTATCACTCCCTGAACTTTCTGCAGTAATTAATTCAGTTTTGTTAAGTTCGTAAACTCTCAATAAATCGCTTGGTAAATATGACTCAACAAGAGGATATAGCAATATACTCGAAAAGTTATCTTCGGCAATTCCTAATGATTTTAATGCTCTGAGCTGACCTTCTAAAGTATCATACAGTTTAACTAGAGCCTTTGACCTTGAGGATTTGTGTTATTTATGACCAACGAAACAAGCTCTCTAATATAAACTTCGATCAATAAATCATCTCTTCCGAAGTGCTGTTTTAAACATTTGACAGCTTCCTCATAATTTTTTCCTGTTGGCAGGAAAGATTCTACTAATTGCCTAGCTGCCGAACCCTTTTGTGTTGATTGCAACAAATACTGAAATTTGTTGGTAGtgggacagatgcgtacaaccatttgcgtacgaatcataaaactgtcaatcagttgtctcgtttacaatgcggttgtgttactgagaaggttcagttctagaagaggttacaacatcttaaacgttatctaaaagtgtcatatttggcgagagttagcctgatgtttgacacaatttcgaatacttaacgatacgttcattaatataatttcatgcgttttaatactataggagTAATTTCTACTTGCTTTTaatgaaagatggattgcttttcaatgtatatatttaaaaatgtaagataaaaacattgggGAAAGATATTTCTGttcatataaatagtgtacccacttcgaaataataatcattttttctagatttcagatataaatgcattactttacataaatataacgttttgcattaaacgaaagagtttgcgtttcattaatttttgatttatttcttcttgattcgtttatttaattcaataagttcgttatttaaatataggcaattaaaaattatttcttaaatttaaagtacaattaaatgaggttagtggaattggaaggatttgtaaggatggatttgtatttgtttttaaaaaatcagtttccagagtagaacgccattcaaatttaaacttttctgtttatcatcgtagatttaatttaaatgttgttacatttttttcaaaaatctgtactctgataaagataaattatttgttcattatacgaCTTTGcactttatgtatgaaatattttaagtataagcaccttactaaatcagaagtatattaatattttgctaactgatcatttgtacctgcgaaaatttgtaggaaatattagctgaattcaaatttaattttcttctagttgcactattcattaaactataatcgaaatctactgttaaatataaaacaaaattaagaaaaaggatttttacattaatatatgtagtatatgttcttcagaaacttaaatttcattaaagatcgttcttatatgtacaaaaagtcattaaaaatagtgttgaatgaagttctggtaaaatactcttcaacaatatacatctacccctttattgaaatgtttacttattagctatgcgtttttttccatattttaaacaatgtaattatttctaatttcaaaagaatccatggccgttttaaaccttcctggggccttgagataatgcaaatctcaaagcccctttttccctccaaattttttattgattttaatttaatttttattcaccacttttaagtagtaaattttgaaaactgaagtcgcaagtccctttctaaaaagtccatttcaatattgtacaaataaaaaaagttcactgtcaagacgtaaaattaattttaagcaaaatatcgaaaacaaaagaaaactttctataacactctaaacaatattgtaaaagaagggaatatatttctttaaactgtaaagcttcaaattttttagaattataaaatagcataacgagtaaatggtaattagaaatattac
It encodes:
- the LOC129962554 gene encoding uncharacterized protein LOC129962554; the protein is MVVRICPTTNKFQYLLQSTQKGSAARQLVESFLPTGKNYEEAVKCLKQHFGRDDLLIEVYIRELVSLVINNTNPQVHAYEDQLLRTDVAGKLLTGEDWLDQGIIEKVDISEPEHYLSHRPVFKENSITKIGTVFDGSGRDKNLLSINDCLEKGPNLVELIPSVLNRFRIGRNGVIADIEKAFLQIELHEDDRPYLKFLWWQSGQKENLKIFQHRRVVFGITSSLFLLGATLDYHLNDAPPDYKETARNLLKAFYVDNCVQSVENEEELMKFIHASQEILKSAKFNLRGWEHTPFEENESFTGSQDKRLQKLQIFTDENGIF